A stretch of the Phycodurus eques isolate BA_2022a chromosome 15, UOR_Pequ_1.1, whole genome shotgun sequence genome encodes the following:
- the aplnrb gene encoding apelin receptor B, giving the protein MRQHTPPRASERKAMEPTESPYEYYDYEETENSTMCDYSEWTPSYSVIPVLYMLIFILGLSGNGVVIFTVWRAQGKRRAADVYIGNLALADLTFVVTLPLWAVYTAMGYHWPFGVALCKISSYVVLLNMYASVFLLTCMSFDRYLAIVHSLSSSQLRTRGHMRASLAAIWTLSGLLAAPTLLFRTTRHDPGSNRTSCAMDFGLVVTNKRQENLWIAGLSISSSALGFLLPFLAMMVCYGFIGCTVTRHFNTLRKEDQRKRRLLKIITTLVVVFAACWIPFHVVKSADALSYLDLFPATCAFLRFLLLAHPYATCLAYINSCLNPLLYAFFDLRFRSQCLCLLHLKKSLHASPASSLSSQKTEAQSLATKV; this is encoded by the coding sequence ATGCGGCAACACACTCCGCCGCGAGCCTCAGAAAGAAAAGCCATGGAGCCTACCGAGAGCCCTTACGAGTACTACGACTACGAGGAGACGGAGAACTCCACCATGTGCGACTACTCCGAGTGGACGCCGTCCTACTCGGTGATCCCGGTGCTCTATATGCTCATCTTCATCCTGGGCCTGTCCGGCAACGGCGTGGTCATCTTCACCGTGTGGCGGGCGCAGGGGAAGCGGCGGGCGGCCGACGTCTACATCGGCAACCTGGCCCTGGCCGACCTGACCTTCGTGGTCACGCTGCCCCTGTGGGCGGTGTACACGGCCATGGGCTACCACTGGCCCTTCGGGGTGGCGCTGTGCAAGATCAGCAGCTACGTGGTGCTCCTCAACATGTACGCCAGCGTCTTCCTCCTCACCTGCATGAGCTTCGACCGCTACCTGGCCATCGTGCACTCGCTCTCCAGCTCGCAGCTGCGCACCCGAGGCCACATGCGCGCCTCCCTCGCAGCCATCTGGACGCTGTCGGGCCTCCTGGCCGCGCCCACCCTCCTCTTCCGCACCACCCGGCACGACCCGGGCAGCAACCGCACGTCCTGCGCCATGGACTTCGGCCTGGTGGTGACCAACAAGCGTCAGGAGAACTTGTGGATCGCCGGGCTGAGCATTTCGTCGTCCGCCCTTGGGTTCCTGCTCCCCTTCCTGGCCATGATGGTGTGCTACGGGTTCATCGGCTGTACCGTGACGCGCCACTTCAACACCCTGCGCAAGGAGGACCAGCGCAAGCGCCGGCTCCTGAAGATCATCACCACGCTGGTGGTGGTCTTCGCCGCCTGCTGGATCCCCTTCCACGTGGTGAAAAGCGCTGACGCCCTCTCCTACCTGGACCTGTTCCCGGCCACCTGCGCTTTCCTGCGCTTCCTGCTGCTGGCCCACCCGTACGCCACCTGCCTGGCGTACATCAACAGCTGCCTCAACCCCTTACTCTACGCCTTCTTCGACCTGCGTTTCAGGTCGCAGTGCCTGTGCCTGCTCCACCTCAAGAAGTCCCTGCACGCCAGCCCCGCCAGCTCCTTGTCATCCCAGAAGACGGAGGCCCAGTCTCTGGCCACCAAGGTCTAG
- the nfkbil1 gene encoding NF-kappa-B inhibitor-like protein 1, with amino-acid sequence MLSRGQKRLWKYVEEGSLFKLKSYLRKHRDLDVNFCQGKRRRSPLQLACGLGEDAVVRLLLEHGADVLLADKKGDTALHVAVNRALKRGKTAYDDLVVPLRKSCPEAMDASNIAGVTPQDLLNGFKHLEPSGQGASSTSQADMERDWIEKLFGECQDEFSETFGVYDADDFLPVDEDDEDYGDWADRIRREYFSKKHAEAQRMAASSSSGRKKKSKREEGEQSYKELHARLQKEHEEYLSRAARKEEEIRQGKKRRYEQMCTATFHGGGAKLLSYSDIPWPAPRCTVQEMADVMLHGVDRTDAAGFRKALRKQQALWHPDKFAQRCEARLDGKDKQHILDTVTALSQELNRLAQSLKP; translated from the exons ATGCTGAGCAGGGGACAGAAGCGGCTGTGGAAGTACGTCGAGGAGGGCAGCCTGTTTAAACTCAAGTCGTACCTGCGAAAGCACCGGGACTTGGACGTGAACTTCTGCCAGGGTAAGAGGCGGAGGAGCCCGCTGCAGCTGGCCTGTGGCCTTGGGGAAGACGCCGTGGTGCGGCTCCTGCTTGAGCACGGAGCCGATGTTCTCCTGGCCGACAAGAAAGGAGACACGGCGCTACACGTTGCCGTAAATAGAGCTCTTAAACGTGGAAAAACGG CTTACGATGACCTGGTTGTGCCTCTCAGAAAGAGTTGCCCGGAGGCCATGGATGCCTCAAACATTGCTGGCGTGACACCCCAGGACCTCCTGAATGGGTTTAAACACTTAGAG CCTTCTGGACAAGGCGCAAGCAGCACATCTCAAGCTGACATGGAGAGAGATTGGATTGAGAAGTTGTTTGGGGAATGTCAGGATGAGTTCTCCGAAACCTTTGGAGTTTATGACG CGGATGACTTCCTTCCTGTTGATGAAGACGATGAGGACTATGGTGACTGGGCTGATCGCATTAGAAGAGAATATTTCTCAAAGAAGCACGCGGAAGCACAGAGAATGGCCGCGTCGTCGTCTAgcgggaggaagaagaagagtaaGCGAGAAGAAGGGGAGCAGAGCTACAAGGAGCTGCACGCCAGGCTGCAGAAGGAACACGAGGAGTATTTGTCTCGAGCAGCGCGCAAAGAGGAAGAGATCCGTCAGGGTAAGAAGCGGCGCTACGAGCAAATGTGCACAGCCACTTTCCACGGCGGCGGCGCCAAGCTGCTGAGCTACAGCGACATCCCCTGGCCGGCGCCACGCTGCACCGTTCAGGAGATGGCGGACGTCATGCTGCACGGCGTTGACCGCACGGACGCAGCGGGCTTCCGGAAGGCGCTGCGCAAGCAACAGGCGCTCTGGCACCCCGACAAATTCGCCCAGAGGTGCGAAGCTCGGCTGGACGGGAAGGACAAGCAACACATCCTGGACACGGTGACGGCGCTGTCGCAAGAACTTAACAGACTGGCGCAGAGCCTGAAACCATGA